ATATGCATGTAAGTATGTATCATGAGAGGATGAACGAATGCTTTGTACCGTGTCTCTCACTACAAGTGATGGACGGGCATTGTAGGCGCAGAGATCCAAGCAAACTTCCATGCCAGAATTCCCACATCCCACCACCAAAACTCTCTTCCCATGAAAGGCATCTCCGCTCTTGTACATGCTCGTGTGAACAACCGGCCCAATGAAATCTTCCTTCCCATTGATATCAGGTAAAACTGCCTCTGCATTCTCCCCCGTCGCGACTACTAACCACCGGCAGACATACTCAGTCTCCTCCTTGGGCCCCACCGTACGGACCCGCCAAAACCCGAAGTTTCGGTCATACTGGGCGCTCTCCACCGTCTCGTTGAACGTTGGCTGCAGCTCAAACCGTCTTGCGTAGGTCTCCAGGTAGGCAATGAACTGTTGCTTGGTGGGGTAGGTCGGGAAGAAGGCAGGGAATGGCATCAAGGGCAGCTCGCAGAATTGCTTGGGCAGATGAAGACGGAGACGATTGTACGTTTTAAGTTGCCACAAGGAAGCTATGCAATTAGCCCTTTCGAGGATCACGCTCGGGATGCCTCGTTCCTTGAGGCAAGCGGCAGTCGCTAGTCCAGATGGGCCAGCCCCAACGATCAAAGGCCCAGGGACACATACACACCTGTCAGGTTTCATCAAACGGCCATGGTCGAAGGGATCATGAGCTCGTTTCCCTTCCATTTCTCTCAAGTAGTCCATGAACAAGAAGAAAAGCTGGACTTAGATACAGTAAGAATTACCGTTATAGTTGGGAGGACGCTTGCAAGTATGTCGTTGGAGTTAGACTTGGTAGAAGTTGTTGTAGAtataaaaatagagagagagaaggtaggGCATGAAAATATCTCTACACGCACGCACTCTCTCTCTCGTGAATTCGAGAGAGATTTGGGCTAGATTTGCTTCTTTCTTATCCAAAGAGGATTAGGTCGATCCTCATTTAATGGGAAGGATTAAGGAGTTTTATCCAAGTGGGATATTGAATCTCTCTCTCCTCAATGTCTATCTCTAAGTGTAGTTGCGGAGGAGAAGGAAACGGAGACAAGGGGTAGCggtggcagagagagagagagagagaagtgcgaATGGGATATATATTTCCTTTCGCAAGGTTACAGTAGCTATTTTCCTATATATGAATATGTGGAAGCTAAATGGACATATGGTAGTAGGCCGTCTTTTTATTAGACATTGATAAACCATCACCGCCACATGGAGAAAGAGACCTTTCTAAGGTCTGCTTATATATTTTGGAATTATGGGAAAGAACCCTCTTGGTTTTGGCTCAAATTAGGGAACGAGATAGACATAGTGAAAAATTCTTGAACTGATCATCTGTgctgatctgcctcatttttgggcttataccctagaATGCCacggaaaaaatgaatggacggtgtggataagacgcatacattatgttggccactcaaagctcctgcccgttcccagctggaggcGGGGGAATAATTGCTtggacgaggatttcctgcgaaagtctttcgcagtaagttcctgctttgggatgcaaggtgggggcCGCCGTGATGTTGAtgagaaatctaaaccgtccatccgtttttcgagctcattttagtacatacgactaaaaatgaggaggatacaagactcaagtgagccatacgagataaaacagtggagaaaggaatgcgtaccattgaaaccttcctaggctccacctgaTGTtgatattccatccaaaccgtttacaaggtCATTTTCATTGGGATGAAGTTAAAATATCAAAAATTAGACCTATACAAAACCTTTGTAGCcacataaatgtttcaacaatggtcACTAAaccctcactgtttcctctcgtgtggcccattcgagTTTTGAATACACTTTATTTTTGGccgcatatcctaaaatgatctctaaaaacggacggacagagtgtctttctcacaaacatccgcAGTGGCCCCCACCCAGATTCCTTGCGCagtaacttcatgcgaaaggctttggcgGGACATCCGCTTCCAAAAGAGCTTTTGCCCGTGCGGCCGAGCGTGGAAAGGAAAGTTACTTGATACACTTGCAGTGTGTGATGATTCATGCGCGTGTGCATTCATTAACGCGCGTTTTATACATGCATAGTTCAAACTAAAAACCGCGTATGAACTGGGACCCACTTTAGTTAAGTTAGCGGTCAAATTAGATTTGATTGAACCATCCGACAAAACTCTTAATATTCGTGAATATTTATTTGCTGAATTTGGACCactaattatttattattttatccaTCCATTATATGAAAATCAATTAGATAGTTACAATATTAGTCTTCTTTGATTTACGTTAATCCTATCTTACGTCTGACATAAATTGGACTCTTTGAGTGCCATGTTCTACTGTCCCGCCGTCCCATCTTTTCAGCTAACATACCATCTATTCAGGAAATCAGTACCAAGAAATTGATAGGCCCTACCATGCAGATCATCCATCTCGAAATTCAAGCTGAAACCCTCACTAAGTGGGCCAAGCCTTTTTGTTGTGTCGCTTATCCGTTGATTCTAACATTATGGCCTATCTGATTAGAGGACCAACATGATTGCTGTTCCAGGTGATTTGGATGATGGTCTACCTCTTCAATGGCACCGATGTCCAatacaagtggcatgttggtgaGACAGATAGCAGGGTGTCACAAGTTATGGTAAGGTTGCTTGTAGGTCATCTGGTGTTATTCTTATATTCTGTAATATAACCGAGGGTTAGAGATTCGATATCCGTACGTCACCTGATATGAATTATAAGGCCGTTTCGCCCCCGACACGGCTAATATGAGACAGTACAACCTGTTTGGGTGGTAATCAATTGGAGGCGGATTGCTTGTGGTACGACGTGGCCCAaggtatgtagggcccaccatgatataagtgttttatccacacggtccatccgttttgccagctcattttagagtatgatctcTAACataagtcacatccaaagctcaagtgaccaTAGTAGGGAATTCAACAtccgttgaaaacttcccagggGCCACCACGaggttttatttgccatccaaattgttcataagtcCA
This region of Magnolia sinica isolate HGM2019 chromosome 1, MsV1, whole genome shotgun sequence genomic DNA includes:
- the LOC131256668 gene encoding indole-3-pyruvate monooxygenase YUCCA6-like, encoding MDYLREMEGKRAHDPFDHGRLMKPDRCVCVPGPLIVGAGPSGLATAACLKERGIPSVILERANCIASLWQLKTYNRLRLHLPKQFCELPLMPFPAFFPTYPTKQQFIAYLETYARRFELQPTFNETVESAQYDRNFGFWRVRTVGPKEETEYVCRWLVVATGENAEAVLPDINGKEDFIGPVVHTSMYKSGDAFHGKRVLVVGCGNSGMEVCLDLCAYNARPSLVVRDTVHVLPREMLGRSTFGLSMWLLKWLPVHMVDRFLLLVSWLMLGDTARLGLDRPQIGPLELKNLSGKTPVLDVGTLAKIREGEIKVCPAIKRLTVHGAEFVDGRMEDFDAVILATGYRSNVPSWLKERDFFSEKDGLPRKPFPNGWKGECGLYAVGFTKRGILGASMDARRIAQDIERYWKAKTKQFMAFSCPPTAS